The Oxyura jamaicensis isolate SHBP4307 breed ruddy duck chromosome 3, BPBGC_Ojam_1.0, whole genome shotgun sequence genome segment cctctcctcccctgcccacctcacaCAGCGGCAAGGAAATAAAACCGGGTGCTGAGAAAACCACGGGACCCCCACGGGATCCCCCGTTGGGAGTCTGGCAGCCtcggggagagggagggaggcgcTGTGATGAGGAGGTGGGTGTCGGGGGGGGAGCCCTCATCTTGCCAAAAGGACCATCCTTGGCTCCTCAACGGTTTGGGGAGGAACTGGACGCTCCCTGGAGCCAGTTCCTTCCCGCAGCAGCGGAGGTTTCCTCGAGCAaacccctcctcttcctcgcgTTGCCACCTGCTCCTTTTATGACGCGCGGCGGGCACGCTGGGGTCTTGCTCCCCCAGTTGGTGCTGGGATTCTCTCTGTCCGTGCCAGCGGGTAAATCTGAGGAGGAGGGAAGTGCCCCACGGCCGTGCGGCTGCCTGGGAGCTAgccgggaggaggaggggaaggttTCCAGCTCCGAGGGGCTCCGTTCCCTACTTGATGTTTTTGAGGAGCGCAGTCCGGGCGTTCACCACGGCTTTGAAGGCGTCTTCGCTGCCGGGAGCCACGCACTTGTCGGGGTGGAGCAGCACGGCCAGCTTCCTGTAGGCTTTGTTCACCTCGTCCCTAGGAGACAGCACAACAGCGACAACAGTGAGGGGACCAAAGCGGCAGAAAGCCCGGCGCAGCCTTGCCCCGGCTGGCAAAGCATGGTAGGGTGAGGAGTTCCTCGTGCAGACGCTTCTGAAGCCTTCCTTCAGCTTTGGAAGTGATGACGCGgacaaaaagctgaagaaaagctcGCAGGGCGCTTCTCAGCAGGGCacaagcagaggaagaggaggagaatcCCCCTCCTGGGGCGGGCACCCGCCCTCTCCACCACGGGACCGTGCGGGCACGAATCAAGCAGCCACGTGCCCGAGCCACGTGCCTGGGTGGCACCACGGGAACAGAAAGCTGGGAGCCAGCGCGGGGGCACACGCACCCTGACTCAGCTCCGCATCAAACCGCCTACGCAGCCGGGGCGAAGGCACTGCGCGGCCCTTCAGCCCTTGAAGCCGTGGCGGCCAAGCCCCAGCTGCCCTCAGAGCTGCTGGTCTCTCCCCGCGGGCGCgagggggctggaggagggctCTGGCTCAGCGCCCACCTTTCGGAGCTGACATGAGAACGGAGGAGCCCTGAATGATGTACGTGACCCCAAAATCCACCCTCCTGGCCCTCTACGAAGCGTATGCAAGCgtaatttttgtgtttcagagaAAGGGAAGTAAGACGTAGCCCTGGGGGCTTGTTTTAGCTGCCCAAATCAAGCGGCAGAAGCGGGAGATTCAATATCCAACCTCTTACACGAGCAGTGACCAATTCCTACCTAAAAGTTCTCTGAGGACAACAAGAGAAAGCTCGTCTCGTGAGAGGACCCTTAGGTGGAAAAGCTGCAATCTCCCTTTGGCACCGTGGGCAGCAGCCTCGCGGCAGCCTAAAGGCTTCTCCAGACCTGGGGAGAGCACGGAAGGTAAAGCTGGAGCTGCTCCAAACACGCCGAGCAAGTGACCAGAGACGGCTCGGCCTGGAGGCAGGATGTGGGACCGGGCAGCTGGAAGGGCTGCGAGTTCTCATGTTCATCACTCTCCACTTACCTCCAGCTTGGCTTGGCTGCTAAAAGGAGAAAATCCGTGCTCAGGACGGAGGGTGTCTTTTACAAGGCCCTAATTCCGTGGTTAAACGCCAACTCCTCGTACCTGCCTGCTCCACAAACCAAGGCGAGCCGCAGGCAGCTCGCTAAGGGGCCACCGAAGCTACCAGAAAGGTTACGGAGCGTTAGGCACGAAGTCCCCTCACCTGGTGGCTCCGGGCTTGACTCCCAGCATGTCCCAGCTGTCCTTGCTGTTGCGGATCCTACGGATGGCGTCTGCCTGCTCTTTGGTGAAGCCCACCCCCACGCTGGAGGGGGGGCGCTTCCCGCCGTTGTCGCACAGGTCGATGATGGCGGAGTAGAAAGCCTGCAGGCACGGGGAGGAGTTAGCAGGAGGGAACGctaaaaatgggggggggggaaagggaatgcTAAAGGGAAAGGTGCAGCTTTCTTGGGGTGGCACTTCACTGCAGTCACCTCCAGGGCAGGGGGCTAATTGGGGGCTAAAAGGAATTTCAGAGGATGTTCTGCCACCCTGGCTCAAGGCAGCGTCTGTGCCCTCATCGCCTTCGTCCCACGTTACCTGGAACATCTCGTTGATTCCCTCTCCCGTTTGTGCCGACGTCTCAAAGTAAAGAAAGCCCCGGCTCTCCGCCCAGAGCCGCCCCTCGCTCTCGTCCACGCTGCGGTGCTTGGTGCAGTCAATCTGGAATGAGAGAAGGGGCAAAGGTCAGAGCCGGGCCGGGGTCTGCAGCGACAGCTGGAGGAGCACAGCTCCGAGGACGATCACCTAATGGTCTGCTTGGAGAAGCTGACTGTTTATCCTGAAGGGACGgaggcagcacagaaagaaagcactgaaagtaaaattaaagaagTCCGTAAGAGCTTCCACGGGACAAATACGATGTAAACTTTGCTTGATCCCCTTCTGGCTGATGTGTGGTCACCACATTCTCAAAGCCCTGATGACAGAAGGTGTCCAGTACCCCTCAAGCACAGGTCTGGCTCTTAGCACACCTTTCCTACAACCTGTCGGTATTTCCCTTTCGGAGGGACCTCAGTAGCTTGGCTCACGCCGGGAACGCAACGAGCACCGAGTGCCTTGCACCACAAACCTGTCTCCCTGCCGTGCCCTACCTTGTTGGCACAGACAACGAAGACGACGTTGTCCATGTTCCCGTGAgggcccagctcctgcttcatCTCGGCCAGCCACGTGTCCAGCGCGTCGAACGACTCCTTTTGGCCGACGTCGTAGACCAGGATGACTCCCTGCGTGTCCTTGTAAAACTCGTTCCTCACCTGCAGGGCCAAAAAGCAGGgccaaaagcagctttttttttttgtaccagcCAAAGCTAGGCAAGTAATGCCTTACTGGGCTCCTCGCAGGAGAGCAGTCAGCCCGTGAAAGACCaatcttttacttatttttattttcttttactttttacatGGGTAAATAGTGACAGaacaaggaggaatggttttaaactaaaagaaaggagatttagattagatgttaggagggaattctttactctgagggtggtgaaaCATTGGgacaggagctgtgggtgccccagacctggcagtgcccaaggccaggctggatggggctgggggcaggggttgtgcccatggcaggggtgttgaaACTAGAAGAGTTTTAAGGTCCCTGCCAagctcagccattctgtgacaTGGCAAACAAAGCATCAGACCAATAAATGGCGAGACTGTAAGGTCTGGGAATTGTCTGAGAGacccgtgtgtgtgtgtttgtgtgtccctggggatgttccACTGGATCGAGCCCCTCGGGGATGCTGAGGAAAGCTGGCAGGTGCCAAACGCCTCGGGGATgggcaggctgagggcagcCCTGCGGTGCGCTGCCCAGAGCCGGAGCTGCCTTACCTCGTAGAAGAAGGGGTGCCCCGCCATGTCAAAGATGTTAACTTTGATCTCTCGGTCTCTGATCTGCACTCTGAAAGGACAGGAAGGAAATGCTTGAGAATGCTCTGCCTCAACCCTCGCACAGGCTGTGCCCCCAGAGGAATGCTTCTCCCCTGTGCCAGAGAAAGAGCTGGGTGATCAGGGCCAGAGAAATCAGTAACAAGTTCCGATTGCATGGTTTAACGGCCAGAAAATTGCCCCAAGAGCTGCTCAGACACGGAGGACAGCACCAGCTCTGGATTTAGGACGGCAATGGGGCTCCGTGCCACCAGAGGAAGGCGAAATGCAGATTATCTGACGTGTGAAACTAAcgcagcagagcctggctgcaggTCTCTGCCCCGTACTCCACAGCATGCCCAGCTCAGGGCCATGCGGTCACCCAGGAGCAGCGGGACACGGGACAGTTCCCTGCAGCAGACACCTCGCTgagcccccggcagcccccacATGTGGCTCTCGCCGCTCTTGGAGCATTCACAGCTCCTCGCCGCGAAGGTAGAATCATggaaacacaaggttggaaaggacctaccAGGTCATCTAGACCAAccatcccaccaccaccaccacccactaAGCTCCTAAATGATATCCCGAGCACTCACTTCGTGACGCCGTAGTCGATACCAATGGTCGCCAGGTATTTGGGAACGAACCTCTTCTCGCAGTAGCGCTTTATAATGCAGctctgggaggaaggaagagggaaagtCTCACCAGGAGGACACGGCTCCGTGGGGCTGCCATCACACGGTCACATTAACGCTGGATTAGCTGACAACCTTCAGCCTGCTGGGTGGCTGCAAAGACATTCTCTGCCCCAAGTCCCTAAAGCAACTAATTAACTCACAACAACAGTACCAATATTTACCAGgaacaggttttttttctgcaaaaggaaGTGAAATCTGGGATTCCGCCCCTGGGTGTTTGTTATTCTTTAAGCATTTGGAAGAGAAAGCTCAGACCCCCGGGCCTGGCCTCAGGATGCATCTCACTGAAGAGCTGGCAGCTGAGCGAGAATAAGGGAGCTGTGGGTGCATCAGAAGGGGAGATCTAAGGGAAATTTAAGGAGATTTAAGGGAAAACCACACTGTCCAGGCACCTCTTCCCCGGCAAAAGGCTCTGCAGAACCAGGCAAGGCCACATCCACTGCTTTCGTGGTGTGCAGACAGAATGGGAAGCCTGACTTCGCAGGTACCACTGTCACAAAACGCTGAGGGGATTTGTTCCTCTGTTTAAAACCCCAAGCCTGGACGAGTTTTTGTTGACCTGGGGAAGCCAGACCCCCCCAAAATCTTGGGGAATACCTCTTGCTGCGTGCTCAGGCTgccaaaaaaatgcatttaaggaCCCAACAGCTCCCCTCTCACCCCGGTTCTGCACTGACTAGGGGGTGAGCCCCTGTTTGTGAGGGGAATTTAGCTGCTGTGGGCCTCGGAGGGAGAAATGCCACGGGGATTAACGCCACCGGCCTCTCTGTGCCTGTGTCCTGAGGAAACTTTCGGTTTTTTTTGCTCCCTGTGAGGCACTCGCCTGCCCCGAGGGGACTTTGAGGTATCAGCCgtttaaaggatttttattttatttatttaaggcgCAAAGAGGGCAGCACTCGGGAGCAGAACCCGGTTAAGAGCCGGGAGCCCCCCGCCAAAGCTGGACCCTCAGGGCCGCGGGGCTCCCTCAGACGGGGCCGGGTGACGGCCGCCAAGCCTTGGGCATGGACGCCGCCATGATACCCGCTGGTGGCCGCCATGACACCCGCTCGTCCGCCGTACAAgcccgcccccctccctcccgcaGCCAATAACCGCCGCGCATCTATATGTCCCCGCCCCCTCCGCTGTCAATCACCGAAGCGCCGCACCAACCTTCCGTACGCAGCGAGCCGTTCTGATTGGCTCCCCCTCTGCCAACGCGGCGGCCAATCCGCGACCCCCCTAACGGGGCAGCCCGCTCCCCGATTGGCCAGCGCGCCTGCCCCTTAACTCCCCTCAGCCAATCGCGCCGCCTCACCTTGCCCACCTCCGCGTTGCCCATGGAGATGACTTTGATCCGGAGCGCCTTGCGCGGCTCCTTCCGCTTCGCCGCGTTCGCCTCCATGGCGGCGGCGGTGCCGGCGGGGCGGGCCCGGCTGTAGGccgcggcggggagcggggccggggcctcCTCAGCGCCCTGCGCCGCCGCTCGCGCGAGACTTCCGGGTTCTTCaccccccctcccggcccccaGCAACGGCGGCAGGCGGAGATCTCGCGAGATTTCGCGGGGGCGGTGGTTCGCGCCTCTCTgacggggcgggaggggggagggggcagcggggtCCCCTCAGCGCCCTCTCAGGGCGCCCTCAGGGCCCTCTCAGGGTCCCCTCAGCGCCCTGGGGCTCACGGGGAGCCGATTCTTGAGCCCGGTGCAGCTTTTTAGTACTTAAGGGGGTTTATAAAAGGGATGGGGAGAGTCTTTGCTCGGTCAGGTGTTGATCGAAGGAAcgggaatggttttaaacccAAAGGGGGGGGATCCTTCCCTCAGGGGGTGCTGAGGCCCTGCCGCAGGCTGCCcacaggggctggggatgggcCCTGAGGTGTTTGAGGCCAGGTTGGAGGAGGGCCTGAGCCTCGTCTgaaaaggaaggtgtggggagctgggggtcggcctccGCTCACAGGTAATTAGCGATAGGGCCAGAGGGAACGGCCTCAGGTTGTGCCTGGGGAGgctcaggctggaaatgaggagacatttctgcgcagaaagagcggtcaggccttgggacgggttgcccagggaggtgggagGGTCATCGTCCCTGGGGGGGCccaaggagaggttggacgtggtgcctggggtttggtggtgacactggtggtggggctgggtTCAAAGAGAAGGGCCTGGTCTGGGTTAGGGGCCGTTGGGCAGCCATCCCCAGGGCCCCGTGTTGTAATTAACGTCTTTAATTGCTTCTAGATCCTGCCAAGAAGGAGCAGCTCAGCGTCATGCCTCGAAGACAAGGTAACAGGAGGGAGACACGGCAGCTCTGTGGCTACACCTTCACCGGTCTGGGTGACACCAGCGAGATGGGGGACTCGTGGACACCAGCAGGGCTGCGTCCCCCTTAGAGGTGGCTCAAAAGGAGCTGTGGGGGATTTTGAGCCCCTTCCACAATCACCTCTTGGTCAGGAGATTCCCAAGGCAGGGGCCACGCGGTTTGAGCATCTCTGGGGGCTTCATGGTCATGCATCTCTCAGCTCTTTGGGACTTCGCTGTCACAGTAGAGATGGACCTGAGAGGGTTTCCCTCTCCCAAACTCCTGCTGGGAGCATGTGTCAGGTTGTGAGGGTTCCTGTCCGGAACAGAGGGTGGCAGGGCACCTGGAAAGGTGAGGAAAGGGATTTTATTGCACAAAACTTGCGAAATCGCTGACTGCACGCCCTGCCACTGCCTCCTCACAAGCACCGGGGCTGCGGTGGGCATCCCTGGTGTGTGCCACGGTGTTGGGTGTTGAGTCCTCGCTGCCTCTTCTGGCTTCCTGCGGAGCGGCAGCGAGAAGCTGCTCTGACAGGTCTGTGATGGGCAGTTTGGGAACCTTCTGCCTCATTATCTGCTCTCATCAATCTTGGCCAAAAGAGCCCCGCTGTTACACATCTCTGGGTGTTTtatggctgcagctctgctcttcgTCTTCACGTCACCTTATCTTCCGCTTTgttctttatcttccttttgttcttcGTCTTCCCGCTGTCTGGCCGTGTGATGAAAGCAGGCACGCGACAGCTCTGTGGCACTGGGATCCCTTCAGCCCTTTCTCCGCGGGTCCTACGCATCCCCGTAGAGGCATTTCAGGTCACAGGGCTGGTTCTTACAAACCTCTctgggagctgcctgggggAATTCAGCTCTTCCTCACTGAGACGCCAGCCGGGACATCTCAGCAGCGGCGTGGCAGCGGgtttgtgctgcctgctgccccacgGGGAGCACGCGCTGCCCTGATCGGAGCCGTGTGAGGAAGGGGGAGGTGGGCATTTCCTTCCAGCCTGGCCCAAGCGCTTCCTTCGGTCTGTTcggagcagaggaggaagaaaggtcGCTTATCTCCTTGTTTTGCTACCAGACATGAAGTcctctgtgggttttttttctgggctgggagagagagagccCCTCCGTGCCTGGGCaggaggtggagggaggtggtTTCGCACCACGCCACCGTCTCCCGTGAGTCTGGGCAGCGTAAGGGGCTTAAGGCAGCCCTGATGCCTTACAGGGCTACGGTACCAGACACAAACAGCTTCAGGGACAATTAATCTCTAAACAATGGTGCAGTAATAAATACGGATCGGTTGTGCGATTACCCGGGGCTTAATGACAGCAGACCCAGTAATTCACAAAGACTGGGCCAGACTTCGTAGCCGGGCACGCAGCGACCGACACGGCCGAGGCAGGAAGCAGGGCACGGCTCCTGACAAGCGGCTGGGGCCGGCTAAAAATGTGTCGTGTCGGGAGTTAAAACGAGTAAGAAACCGCTCACGGTGAGGATAACGGCTGGGGAATGAAGTGAGGTGTTGAATATTCCCACAGAGGTGGGAGATGACCCTGAAGGGAGTCGCTGCCAGCTGGCTTTGACTGGTTTTGAGCCGCTGGGGTCGGGCGGCGAGAGGCAGAGCGTGACTCAGTTTCCCCAGGTCCAACCCAGGTGTGGTAGGGCTACGCCTGGCCCCAGGAGATGCTCTGGGGACCTGTTACGGCAGAATAACCGCGGGTCTTGTCCTCCAGAGCTGGGGCATCTCGCTGGGATGCCCTGCAAACGCCAGCGCTCCCGGCGGAGATGCCCTCAGGGGACCCGTTGCGGCTGCAGGAGGGCGCGAGAGCCGCGGCGAACGCCCCACGGGGCTCCAGGAACAGCTGCGGGGAGCCGGCGTGCGGGTCTCGGGCTCGGTTCTACCCCGGGCACGTGGCTGGCGAAGGGATGCAGGGCTCGGTGCCGGCGACCCCGCtgcggctgctgcagcagcagctccgtgTCCATGGAAACAGCTgcgggaggaaggagggagcagaCGGACCGGGGACAGGGACGTGCCTGACAAAGGAGGTGCCCGGGGCGAGCGGCTCCCTGCCGCCAGCCTCCCTCCCGGCACGAGCATCGCTGC includes the following:
- the DNAJC27 gene encoding dnaJ homolog subfamily C member 27, with protein sequence MEANAAKRKEPRKALRIKVISMGNAEVGKSCIIKRYCEKRFVPKYLATIGIDYGVTKVQIRDREIKVNIFDMAGHPFFYEVRNEFYKDTQGVILVYDVGQKESFDALDTWLAEMKQELGPHGNMDNVVFVVCANKIDCTKHRSVDESEGRLWAESRGFLYFETSAQTGEGINEMFQAFYSAIIDLCDNGGKRPPSSVGVGFTKEQADAIRRIRNSKDSWDMLGVKPGATRDEVNKAYRKLAVLLHPDKCVAPGSEDAFKAVVNARTALLKNIK